Part of the Trichoderma asperellum chromosome 1, complete sequence genome is shown below.
TCTCGCGACCACgtaccgacgacgacgacagcaaCATCCGAGtctttggcagcggcaatgGCTTCGTCAAAACCGGACTCGTCGTTGGACCAGCGCTCGCAGCCCTGAGCATAAGTGACCTTGCCAGTGCTGACAGAACTGATGCCGTCAAGGGGAGTGACGCCTCGGGTCATGGCAGTGTGAATCACATAATCTCCGTACTGCACGTCAATTAGATTAGAACAATACCCTGACAAAAAGGATAAATATTATGCATATTGCTTACATTGACGTAACCGTGAGCCATGGGGCCAATGACGGCAACATTGGCGTTCTTCTTCAGAGGCAGAACATTATTGTGGTTCTCAAGGAGCACAATGCTCTCAGAATCAAGTTGACGGGCAATCTTCTTATGCGCCGgagtattaatatacttgAAAATGTCGTCATCAGCAACGCCAGTATAAGGCTTCTCGAAAAGACCCAGCTTAAACTTTGCGCGAAGTACGCGAGAAACGGCAGTATCCAAGACACTTTCGCTCAGTTTACCAGATTCAACCAGGGCAGGGATAGATTGGTAGCTGTAATATCCACCGCCCATCTCAACATCGTTACCGGCAGGCAGAGcctaaaaaagaattagctttttcttcatgGATTTTATAGATATATCATTCCCTGTTGCGTACCTCAAGCGTGATACAATCGTTGTCCTTAGCTCCGCAGACGTAAAACGCATTGGAAAGCCGAGCAGTGCCACCAGCATCGGAGGTTACGAAATACTCATAGCCCCATTCGCCGCGAAGAATGTCGGTGAGCACCGCTGAGTTTGCAACCATGGGGACGCCGTCGTAAGAATTGTAGGAGGACATGATTGAAGTAGCGCCGCTGTCAATGATGGCTCTTTTGAACGGTGGAAGATACAGGGATCGTAGCTCGCGTTCGCCTCCGTGCACTGGAGAAGTATTGATGCCTTGTTCGGGTGACGCAAAAGCAGCCTGTTAAAAGTAAAACGTGGAAACTTGTCAGCTGAATGTGCTTCAGACCAACAGAAGTAGACGGTGACGTACAAAATGCTTAACCGTCGCTGAGACACCTTTTTCTTGGAGCCCCTTAGCATAACTGTATGCCATTTCTCCCGCCCTTTTGGGAAGCGTCAGCGTATGACTACCGTGGAATATGAAGAATCAGAATTAAAAGCGTACAGGTAGGAATCTTCGCTAAAACATTCCTCTACTCGGCCATATCTCAACTCTCGAGCAAGGTCAGCCAGCGGTGCGAACAGCTGGTTGACTCCGAGAGATAGACTTTCCGTCGCAATGGCGTTGGCCATTGTCTCTACGAGGCTGGGATTGAACGAGCATCCTATGCCAATGGGAGAGTTGAAAATCGTGGCATTCAGGCCCAAGAACCCATGAAGGCCTTCGCTCTGAACAAACGTCGGAATGCCTAGATGGTATTAGTTGGCGAGTAGATCAAACAAGTGCCATCATTGTGAATTCTGACCCAGTTTAGTTTCCTTGAGCAGGTATTCTTGTGCCAATTGAGCAGCCTTCTTCACCGTCGTCATGTTGGTATAGTAGCCAGTCCAGACCGAGTTGGCTCGGTACTCCATATTCCACACAAGTCCCGATTTGTTATAAGTGCCATAAGTGAGATCGAGATAGTTGGACATGTCGCCTTGAATCAACTGGGCCATCTTTTCCTGCACGGACATGCGCTTGAGCAGATCAGACACTCTATCATCGATAGAAGCGTGAGGATTCTTGTATAACGGCTGGCTTGATGAGGTGGCTTGGctggccgccgccagcaccaCCGGACAGAGACATGCTGAGAGCTTCATTTGTCCTATTAGGAGGCCAAAGAAGCCTATCACCGAGAGGTATAGCCAGCATCCATTTACAGAGCTGTCAGCTATTTATCATCGTTTCTCCACGGTTAATTAATAGCGACCTAACAACAATCGCTGCAATCAAACCGCTCGCCTTGCAGTCCAGCATATGCGCATTGTCATTTATCCGGAGGGGTTGACCCATTGTCAGATTTCCCGTGATGGAGCCCCTCTGCTATTTTTATGCTTTAAACGCTTGGCTTCCAGGGATAGGTGCAGGTTTCATCCAAAGATCATTTATTGTTGTGTCGTCGATGATGCCGTGGACCCTCGATCAAAGCTATTCCAATGTCATTGTGAAAGACGCCATATCTGTGATGAAGTGCTTTTGAACGATAAGATGTTAACAAGACTTAACAAGTGGGAAAATAGTGCCGGTATAGGTTCATagaaaattaactaaaatcGCTGGCGATAGATGTGGTGTTTAGTGCTGGCTCGAGCTTCGACTTTTGCCGGCTTCTCTCAGGTTGTTGCCCGTCCTTCATTCGCGCGCTTAGAAGAAATATGGTCTGCATTCTGGCGGAACCTTGCAACTCATACCGATTATCGTTGGGGATAAGAGCAAACCAGCGAATCATATTCATGAATTCGTTATAGCTTCCCGCATTATTCGCAGCCTCGAATATTGCTGCGCTATGTTCGAAAAGGAGCTTTTTCGTAGCGGGATTTGTCTGGCAATCTGACCTTTGCCTGCGCAAGTACGCTTTGGTTTAAAAGATGTTGTTTAAATCCTCACCATCCATGTACATCCTAGGATTGAAAAGGCTTTAGGGCGGCACGTAAGAAAAGAGGACTTGCCGCGTTTATGTAAAGAGCCGATGGGTAAAGGCGTCAAGCCTACAACCATGCATCAATCTCTTTCCACCATTCTAGTCGTTCTAGCCTATTCAATTAGTCTCATTGGATTTATCCTTTACATTAATTCACTTGAACTTATCTGAGGCTAAAGGAATACGGAAAGATGGAAGACAAAAGTTCATATTCCAGACGGCTGTTTGGCATCAAAATGACTGGATGATACCCTATAGTTGGAAGCTAGATGCAACAATTTCACATTACAGGATGAGAATGATTGTGTATTTTTAGAAATAGTTCGCTAGATTgatatgaaaaaaaagaagaagaagaagaaaacctataaatatatCATGTTTGCAGATTCGTGAGCAGTAGAGCCAGGGAACTCCAGATGGCTGGGGTGTAAGTAGTATCATCGCCGTTTTAACATTTGGGACAATGCGCAAATCAATCAAAATAGTGTCCCAAatcaccatcaacaacaGGCTATTGGAAGCGATACGTAAAATAGCACCACGGTAAGCTCTTCTCAACATTTTGAAGTTTACTACGCATATCTCCAGACTATCTCATGTTATGCGGCGATATGTATGATCCTGATGGATGAGAGGTGGGGTTTAAGTGCTGCATGAGCGGCGGTAGCCCATCTTTGATCGGGATATTACTAGAAAATAACAACTAATGGCACCGAATGAGAAAGGCAAGACCGTTAGCACTGAAAAAAAGCATTGGATTGAGAGACTGCTCTACACTAACTGTGCCCTTTCTCTGCTAGCTAGCTTCTCCACCAAATAATGACACATGTATGTGTCTATTCTGGGGCATGGCAGTTGAGACTGAGGAGGGTATCCCAACTGGCTTGAACCTCTTGCACACTCAGCATGCCGTAGTGCCTTCTTCCATCCATAACATAGGCATAACTCTCAACTGATGTGACACGACCTTGCATATTGAACCATGCTATATCAAATTCATGATTCCATCGTCCTACCGTGCTATAGACAATGTTACCCGTATAGAGTCCCGAATGGCCACCGAAGTTAGCGCAGAGGGCTATTCGGTGAATTTGGTCGGCGGATTTCGGTGCGCCGTGTGTTGCCTGGTGCCTGGTgcctgtactccgtattactATCTCACCGCTGGATGTTGTGCATGGGCCGCCGCCAAAAGGATTGATTTGGCGGTACACAGGAGGAGCTGCCCCTTCTAACACCTACCAGCATGGAGGGCCTAGGGAGATGGCTGACTGTTTGTGAAATGTAGAGATCAAATGCCTATTGCACGCCGTCTACATGTATGATAATACCTGCATCATCTTTGTTCATTTTCCTCGTAGGATATGAAGGCTTAATAGCGTCCAAGATGCTATGCTTTTAATTTACCTTAAAATCTGACAAGTTGAGCACTGACATCATCCCGGCTCTCACTGTAGGTTGACGTTGAGCGCATCTCACCTACAGTAGGTATCATGGCGGGAGACTGCCAGGCAcagtatggagtacatgaGCTTGTGCTTTCAACACGGCGCCGGGGCGCTATAGCGTCAAATAGATGCGGTCAGACGGAGTACATCTAATGTACCCGGTACTCTCCGCGCGTTGCGACTTTTTAAGACGGTGGGGGAGGGGTATAATGGAGCACAATGAAGGCTCACAGGCACATGTAATTGGTGAAGCACAGGCTAAGAATATACGGTACAGGTGGCACATGCATACAACACATTGATCGTGGCATCTGATACTGTAACGATTAACTGTCCGGTCGGGGCATATGATAGCTTGAGATGCCATTTCCTCATGAGACGCGGTGGATTGTATGATGTCCTGTCGCATTGGACATAGGTATATCTTGTTATAGTCAGATAGTAGTACTAGTGCAAGTATGTAATGGCATCTGGTAATAAATACTGGCAATATCAGTTCCTTGGAACAGCTTCTCAGAAACAGAGAGATACAAAAAAACAGACTATTGTTAGGCTGTCGGCAGGGATATATTCAATGCTTACTTTTTATGCACGCATCCTGCTTGTGTCTCGTTTCATTGCTACAGCATACTTACGGGTTACAAACATCTGCGGCCTTCCGTGCCAAACAATCAATTGTAACCCACTCCAGGCCCCGTATATGCACCATTTCACACGTGAAGGCTGCGTAGAGACTGGATCCCCAGCAAGCAGGTATTCTTGCATGAGCACGTCTTACATTCATGCGCAACCGCCCTGTCTCGCTCTGCGCTTTTGCGGCCCGTGTCTTGCTTGTTGCCGTTGGTTACCTGAGTCGAGAATAGCTGAGcacctactaggtagcaTATGAATCCTCACCTGGTGATATGCAGATACAACCCAGCGTGGCTTTTCTCTCATAGAACCCAAGGTACCTTCTAATCAACTGCAAAAAAAGGCGGGAATCCCGGTATGGAGCAGGTACCTGCCTTGTCTCTGGTACCCCCACCGCCACTGGCCCAATCACAACCCCTCCATAATTCGGAGAACCGCTACGCATCTGTCATTCAAGTGTCCCGCAGACAAATTTCCGTCATGTATTGTTTGGGACGCCTTTTCTACTTTTAATCGTGACTCCCCCCTCTTTGCTCTCCCCTGCGATATTCGCAGATTCCCATACGGCACACCCCAATTGCGCTCGctattcttcttcccttccaCCTCCCAGGCCTCTTCCATTTGCTGCCTCCACAGATCCTCGGCGGCCGAGTCGCTCGAGCTTCTCCACAGAATTGCGATCCGCACTCGGCGGGCTGTCGGCGACGTTGGTCGATTTTGGCCTGGCTTGCGAAAACCGCTGCGACGCCGAAGGCCAGTTGTCTCTTTGAATTTGCATCTGGCAGCAGTGTTTGTTGGTTCTATCTTTACTTGGGGCGCTTTTCAAATCCCTCCGTCCCTCTGTTTGTCGCCCTTCAGCCGTCTTCCATTTTGTGGTGAGTAATGCTGGTTTCTTGGTAATGCATCATACTCGTCTGGCCGCTCACCCGCTCACCCTTCACTCTCGATAGCAGCAGAGACTTTTATGCATGAGCAAATACATTGATTCTCCTGTATTCGATCTTTAACACTTTCTAAtaccctcttcttccctcctATTGTTCACGTTTGCATCGCCCAACATGCATATCAAAAGCTTGGTCGCCGATACGGAGAAGACGAAGGCCCCGTCCTTCTCCTTCGAGTATTTCCCGCCCAAAACCGCCCAGGGTGTCCAGAATCTCTATGACCGTATGGACCGCATGAACAACTTTGGACCCAAGTTTATCGACATCACATGGGGCGCTGGCGGTGGTATTGCGGAGCTGACCTGCGAGATGGTTGTTCAGGCCCAGGCTGTCTACGGCCTGGAGACGTGCATGCACCTCACCTGTACTGACATGGGACTTGACAAGGTTAACGATGCCCTGCAAAAGGCGTACAAGGCCGGATGTACCAATATTCTCGCCCTCCGTGGCGACCCTCCCCGTGATCAGACCACATGGACTGCTGCCGACGGAAACTTTCGGTATGCTCGCGATCTCGTCAAGCATATCCGCGATACATATGGCGACCATTTCGATATCGGAGTTGCCGGTTATCCTGAGGGATGTGATGACAATAAAGATGAGGATCAGCTTCTAGATCATCTCAAGGAGAAAGTGGACATGGGTGCTGGCTTCATCGTTACTCAGATGTTCTACGACGCCGACAACTTCCTCCGATGGGTCGGCAAAGTCCGCGAGCGAGGCATCACCGTTCCCATCTTGCCTGGAATCATGCCCATTGCCACCTATGCTAGCTTCCTTCGTCGTGCTAAACACATGCAATGCAGAGTGCCTCCAGAGTGGATGACCTTGCTTGAGCCGGTTAAGAATGACGATGTGGCCGTGCGTGAAATTGGTAAGACGCTGGTTGCCGATTTGTGCAGAAAGCTTCTTGCCGGTGGAATTCACCATCTCCACTTCTACACCATGAACCTTGCCCAAGCGACCCGTATGGTTCTAGATGAGCTTGACTGGACCCCTTCAGCGGAGCGTCCTCTGAAGCAAGCTCTCCCCTGGAAGCAGTCCAAGGGCTTTGGCCGGCGCGAAGAGGATGTGCGCCCCATTTTCTGGCGTAACCGCAACAAGTCCTATGTCATTCGCACCCAGGACTGGGACGAGTTCCCCAACGGTCGATGGGGTGACTCCCGCTCTCCCGCTTTTGGTGAGCTTGATGCCTATGGTATTGGTTTGACCGGCACAAACGAGGCAAACCGTAAGAAATGGGGCGAGCCCACTTGTGTCCAGGACATAGCCGACACCTTTGTCCAGtatctggagaagaagattgaaacCCTGCCATGGAGTGAATCTGCCCTTGCTGCCGAAGCAGATCCCATCAAAGATGACCTGGTGGCCCTCAATAAGCGAGGCATTTTGACCATCAACTCACAGCCCGCCGTTGACGGTGCCAAGTCCAACCACCCGGTTCACGGCTGGGGACCTTCAAACGGCTATGTGTACCAAAAGGCCTACCTGGAATTGCTTATTCCACCCTATCTCCTGGATGAGATGATTAGCCGTCTTGATGACTTCCCCAACTTGACTTACTACGCCGTGACCAAAAACGGTGAACTGAAGTCCAATGCACCCTCAGACGGTCCCAACGCTGTCACCTGGGGTGTTTTCCCAGGCAAAGAGATTGTGCAGCCTACCATTGTGGAATCGATCAGCTTCTTAGCCTGGAGAGATGAGGCTTTCCGACTGGGTGTCGACTGGGCTCACTGCTTCGATGCCAACACCCCCAGCCGAGCGCTTATCGAGGGAATCATGAACGAGTGGTATCTTGTAAACATTGGTGAGTTGCCATTCATAGCTGGTTTTCTCCCCCTCTTTATATTTCCAATAGACTAACCAAGATCTGTATAGTTAACAATGATTTCCGCGAAAACAACACCATCTTTGGTTTCCTTGAAGGCCTTCAAGTCAAGGACGCTGCCGTCCCTGTCAATGGCACGGCCTAATTCCGTTTCGTACACTTCGCTCAGGAAGCGAAAACAAAATGGCCCTGACAAATTGGGCCATTTTGCAGATTTGGGTATTATTTTCATTATGACTTTAATTACCCCTTTACCTTTGCAactactttcttttctttttctatcttcATATCTCGGCGCAGATGACCGAAGAAAAGCGGCGTTTACTTTGCACAGAAGGCGGAGTCGGTGTCTTTTTCAACAAAAAGCATACACCGAAGGCCAAATCTTTTATGAGAATGGggataactttttattatttcccGGGGCGGTGGGCGCAACGGGAACGGAACGCGAAAAACATTTATATtggtaaaacaaaaaagacaaaaaggcaTGGAAGAGCCCGGTTCTAACATTGGAATTGCATATATTATATCTCAACGATACCCCCGCCTGCGGAcaagtttttttctttttttttctttttggtctttgtttttcttttgcgtttgtttttgttatgagtcaaagaaaggaaaaaaaaaaaaaaaagaaagaaaagaaaattgatAGAGATAttcagaggaggagagcgtGGAGGAGAGAAGCATTACAGGAGCGctatggagaaaaaaagacatcaCAGAGCGAACAGGCAGATTGTGGTGTATACATACTTCGCatctatatatgtatatgtgtgtTTATATACCGTATCTTTCCGTTGCTGGAAGTGTGTCAATGAATGAAGAAACTACGGCCGGCATTGCATATTAAGAGCCGCAAATTATTTTTCCCCTTTGCATTCCCCAAAAGTGAAAAGACTCGTCTTTTAACCACCATAAACGTGATGTAAATCTTTAGTTCAAAAAATTAGCTGGATTTTTCTTCGTTGCCCATTCACGTAATGTATTCATTCTGTTTCACTTCTGAATATTTAAACAAGGCTTCATGAAGATGTTGGATA
Proteins encoded:
- a CDS encoding uncharacterized protein (CAZy:GH3~SECRETED:SignalP(1-21)), giving the protein MKLSACLCPVVLAAASQATSSSQPLYKNPHASIDDRVSDLLKRMSVQEKMAQLIQGDMSNYLDLTYGTYNKSGLVWNMEYRANSVWTGYYTNMTTVKKAAQLAQEYLLKETKLGIPTFVQSEGLHGFLGLNATIFNSPIGIGCSFNPSLVETMANAIATESLSLGVNQLFAPLADLARELRYGRVEECFSEDSYLAGEMAYSYAKGLQEKGVSATVKHFAAFASPEQGINTSPVHGGERELRSLYLPPFKRAIIDSGATSIMSSYNSYDGVPMVANSAVLTDILRGEWGYEYFVTSDAGGTARLSNAFYVCGAKDNDCITLEALPAGNDVEMGGGYYSYQSIPALVESGKLSESVLDTAVSRVLRAKFKLGLFEKPYTGVADDDIFKYINTPAHKKIARQLDSESIVLLENHNNVLPLKKNANVAVIGPMAHGYVNYGDYVIHTAMTRGVTPLDGISSVSTGKVTYAQGCERWSNDESGFDEAIAAAKDSDVAVVVVGTWSRDQNELWSGYNATTGEHIDISDFHLVGAMPRLVKAIIETGKPTVVVYSSGKPITEPWISEEASALVQQFYQSEQGGYALADVLYGNVNPSGKLSVSFPYDVGTLPIYYDYQNSARSNPNPGHIYENGTLVFGSTYVFENPTALYEFGYGLSYSQFEFSDISVSKSHVSASDTVTVSVTVTNKSQRDGAEVVQLYVKDMIASVDVPRYRLKGFQKVTVKAGKSTTVKIGLPVEDWGLWNRQMKYVVEPGDFTVLVGNSSENFFGNVTVTVS